From the Manihot esculenta cultivar AM560-2 chromosome 14, M.esculenta_v8, whole genome shotgun sequence genome, the window acaacatgccccaagaatgaaatgctcctcagccagaactcacacttagagaacttggcatacaagccatgttccctcaaggtctgcagaaccaacctcagatgatgggcatgctcctctgcattcctagaatacactaagatatcatttatgaagacaataacaaagtgatccaggtattggctaaacactctgttcatgagatccatgaatgctacaggggcgttggttaacccgaacggcattacaaggaactcaaaatgcccatatctggtcctgaaagctgtttttggcacatcttcttctcttatcctcagctgatggtacccagatctcagatctattttggagaaacaacccgctccggctagctggtcgaatagatcatcgatccttggcaaagggtacctattcttggtagtgactttgttcaactgcctgtagtcgatacaaagtctaagggatccatccttctttctcacaaacaagaccgaagcaccccaaggtgaggtactctgtcggatgaagcccttttctaccagctcttgcaattgctctttcaactccttcaactcggctggggccatcctgtagggagggatagagatcggtctagttccaggcatcaactctatctcgaactctatctccctagcaggtggtaaacctggaagcttgtctgggaaaacatcttgaaattctctaacaactggcaccgaggctggctccctgacctgactatctagctctctcacatgagccaaatacccctgacatcccttcctaagcaacctacgagcctgaagagctgatatcagacctctaggtgtacccctcttgtctcctctgaagacgacctctgacccattctgatctctgaacctgactaccttgtctctgcagtccaaggtagcaccatgggtagatagccaatccatccctagaatgacgtcaaagtctgtcaaatctagaaccacaaggtcggcggagaggcatcttccctcaacaaaaactggactgtactggcagactgactctgccactgacgggtcacacttgggtccactgacccataggggacactctaacccagagactatcagacccaacctctcgacggctctcggagcaataaatgaatgagatgcacccgggtccattaatgcatacacatcagaacacccaatgacgagattacctgacaccacggtgttggatgtgttagcctcctgctgagtcatggtgaagatcctggctggagctgatggaccttctcctcgggaaccagaagaagaggctgcccctctccctctacctctgccactgccatgagttgtggctggagctgctggctgtgccacactaccagaagctgtctgctggggctggcccataaaaggtgctctaggacactcccgagccatgtgtccctcatgtccacacctgaaacatgtattagtcccagatcgacacactcccttgtgcggtcttccacatctctggcattctgtaccatctgagcctgagctcgagccaccgccaaatcccagaccggatttcaacttattccaaaacttattcttcttcggcttcttggtggtgttatcccacctcttcttacatgagctctgagaagagagacctggccctcctctgcctggggtcttaacccctgaagactgggtcactgactgcttcactgacccctcaactatagcacttgcctccatccttcgagccatatccaccacagtgtggaaactttccctctcaactgactgaatcaacgaggagtacctagaatgcagcttcataacatatcttttggctttcttcgtatctgtatctagagcttgccctgaaaaaggcaatagctccaagaatttatctgtgaactcctctacgctcatgtgctctgtctgcctcagctgttcaaactcaataatcttcaattctctggaactgtctggaaaagcccatcccgcgaactcattcgcaaattcctcccatgtcatgccgtctagtctcgggtccacataacacttgaaccattcccgtgcctttttgcactttaaggtgaaccctaccatctgaatggccctgctatcatctgcccctagctcatcagttatcgtcttcactactctcaggtactcaaagggatcatcccctgacttgtatttgggagcatccagcttaaggtaatctgtcatctttactttactcccaccagctgagctaggtctaggggGTTGAGTAATTGGGGTTGCTGGTTCTGtaagtggtggaggtgggggtgcagcattccccgaggtggggtttgccgggttaggatagaagggtgagggtggataagctgggtactgtgtgtaaggtggataaggcatgtaggtagggtaggggttaaagctggaataatccgatgtgcctcccatcgaataccctgaaccctgtgggaagggtggataatggggtggaaaaccataccccgaggcctgagcgcctccttgtgactcccctgtcccttcttccgccatgctgacatccagattcccatccctcctctgatcctcttccataacctccctcacatctgaagaacttcctcctctatcagtcccccttctgctagcatcaaaagaccttctagggtcccttgacactctttctctgtttgctctataagacattgccctaggcaatgtaggaggacgggcgctcgtgccctcatcctcaggtggtactccagtcaatcttgcagatcgacgggttcttctcatcctgttttctgaaaaacagtacacatcatacaaacattagcatcatatggttcatgtggaaacacatgaacccgcatcacatatacatcattcatatcatatcatcaatgcatatgcatatattcatggcatttcacatcatcatacaagacaggactcaacatcctatcctagtggacatgatcttcctattgtgcttgaccttctagaacatctatgagcctgacactctaggtccgatcctatgaacctagggctctgataccattctgtaacgacccgaaaatcggaccgctaccggcgctaggatccaggtcggcttaaggccgccgggacccatagcaagcctgacatgcaacctataaacctgtttaatcccatacatgatcaacaacatacataaaaattaaaacttttctttcatacattatatcttacaccaaactcaatctgtgcatgcactaaacataatcataacttgaCCCATCTGttggatctcatcaatgccgcaatgggcgatacatcaaacgttgagttggtttgcataaacatcataaaacatctaagatcatgtattaaaagggatacctcatacataaagtcaagcacaatctctaatcctcaatatcattacatgactgaaactgtacttttacataacattaatacatttatcatgtctacactatctattacatacatatgacttcattactcttgcggacctcctggtctactctgtacctgcaatcctagggaatatgggagaggggtgagctactagagcccagtgagcagaataataaaacatttaaaacatatgataacatggaatgcatcacatcacagctaatcacatcaaggatgaacttgtcaccaatagccctctacatagtccaactgtgccagaacgtagaatgggtcctggtctttctcttacatagcataacataacatagtccaattgtgccagaacgtagaatgggtcctggtctttctcttatatagtgccagcgaacgtagaatgggtcccactggtcttacattccgtaccgtacatatcacatcgtcacatcatagatcgagggctatggatcatccaacattcatccacatcaacattaacatgtgcaatgcaacatattcgtggattctaatgcaaacaacctaaaacatcatatggcattcatgatgcatgcacaTGCTTAAAACTGTATAATTgatttacttaaaacataaaggtttattccactcacctctggatagctctgaccagacactggagcagctgactcactgctggagtcctcggttcctcgggtccgaacctacacaggtggactcaaatgagggaccaaacatacctgaacacaactctaaactactccccaaaaatcccctaaaacatcatgaaacaatcatagaaaaacatgcaaaagagggctggacagggcactttcggcggcaggttcggcggccgaaagtccctccagagccgaaagtcaggcaggttcggcggcaccttcggcggccgaaactcccagacagaggcgaaactcatgcatgttcggtggcactttcggcggccgaaactcccagacagagatgaaagtctcctttcgggggcaagcttcagcagctgaaggctgcctccacaagcatgttcggcggccgaaagtgccttcggctgccgaacctggtttctcccttagtggcagaaactcagctcttctatgcacatttgcctccaaaactatccaatcatgcataaacctattctacaacattcccaatcatacacaaacaagcatacaagttcctaggggcatcaaaccatcaaaaaccccaactacaacacaacaagcaactcacattgttcataaacacatataaaacccataaacctaaccatgagctaaacatgcattctaccccatagatcgacttaaaactcacttaaaacatgcaatgagcttaagatcggctcttacctcatggagatcgagagagagacgaccgaaactcggaggtgggaggggttgagtttccttgaacctcaaagctccaaaacttgctcaaagcttgaaaatcttcaaaacaaagtaaaaactcatgaaaatcgtgaaagatttgaaggaaaggactcaagatcgatgaggggcggcggagagctcaccttggctgaaaatggagaaaaagctcgcccgttttcgggtaagggacccttttatagtggctggccaggccacgtttgggggccgaacgtgcctccgcatgcatgccatgttcggcggccgaacttaaggttcggcggccgaacctggacttccctcacttatgccttcgggggcctaaggcacacccgaaatgcatgcatgttcggcggccgaacctggattttcctccaaggttgttttcatgcaaaaactcatttcctttttacttaaaacatgaaatacattaaacattttatgaaaacatatttctaccctactagaggcttccgacatccgagattccaccggacggtaggaattccgataccggagtgtagccgggtattacatcaataatttacaactgcagatagtggtgaaggatcgaatccacagagaattgattacctatttatttttttcaatcaaGACCTAAAGAACTaagtgaaaacacaattgaaagcaagtaattgaaagctgaatgaaagtaaagtgcaataaagtaaaaaaagggggttttgagattgatttgactaacaactattgaaagcaattaaaacagcaagtaattaaaataaaagagaaaatcaatatgagaaaagtctagttgaatatatggatccactttggttgtttgggttgatcattgaaacttaggttttcttgattcattcaatagattatttatggggatggaaaacgcttctcaccaccatgtctctccttatgattaaatcaattagggaacgtcctctaatcaattactaattaacaaattaccaaggaacgtccttgggccttatgcatcaaaataattgtcaattgccaattgcatgaagagggagatccaaccctagctactcaaacgtatgagatgatgctagatcatacaattccttagtttttacaccaagtgtttttaggtcagaatatttacagcaattacggactaacaaatatcccaactaacaatcaattaactttgcaatcaagaatcacgtggccaatttgatcaaaacaacaaagcaatcttagaattaagcacacaattgcatgaatattgaactaatcaaaagcaaacactttatgctcagatctcacaaccctttaaacaaccttagtttcaacataacttcaactagaattagggtttcagccactcatggctgaaccaaaacagaaaataaaagaaaagaaagcaagaagatgaagaaccaagagggagaagccttggagagccttggagagccttggagGAGTTGTGTGGAtgaaaatctgcctcttcttgtcttcttgaagcctttaaataagtcttgggaggctgcctagggtttcttgggtgtccatgcatcttttagaggctgcccaaaatgcccttgtgtcttctatgtgcatgtgtggagtttgcaagggctttttggtcttttaattattgtccaagtgtgtccaagaagccttcttcacatgattcatgcactaaagaggaaggtggagccctaatttgaatattgaatgtgcatggcataaagtggaaaacatgtgatcttcaagatttggcttattgaGTAAGGAAGAGGTtgtttggagggactttcggccgtctaaggttagtttcggaggctggactttcggatctggacggaaggttcggcggccgaaggtgcttctgaaggtggtggagtttcggatctggaggccactttcggcttccgaggtgcttccgaaagtgggtgactttcggcttccaaaggtgcttccgaaggtggttgagtttcggctctagacttgacttttggcttccgaaagtgctttcgaaggtggcttttccagatttggcactttttggcatttttaagagcattttctccaaattgtttctttacacctaatatctgcaaaacatgattaaaaccccaaaattaggtagaaaaggtgtaaataaacatcaataagatcatgataatatggactaaaatatgctctatcaaggcccattctacgcccctggcaatatataagagaaagtccaggtcgagacccatttacgcccctggcattatggatatgttatgttatgtttaagaggaagtcttaaggagctccgtcgagggccggacactattggaatatgtagagggttactggtgacaaatccatcttgatgtgaattgtttgtgttgtgacgcatttcatacaagcatatgtttatgaactgtttttatgtgctgctcactaggctcttgtagcttatccctttcccctaactctaggtttgcagggtcaaagatagctcagaaagtcggcatagtagctggtatagataaatgtaatagtataattgtggacatgtattgtttaatggattagaattgtgctctACCCTAAATTTatctttgtaatccctgttaacatgatccttatgtaaaagttttaattatgagttatgtttgaaacaaacttgaggcatgtgatgtttatcatactagagcatttgatgagaactctagtatgggttttatgttttcagttttgatacATTCACAGGTCGAGCCATGGTTCAtaaaatgtttaagtttttgtattaatgtatgattatgtatgggattttaacaggtacacaggatgtatagtaggcttgctatgggctcCGGctatcttaagtcgatctgaaccctagcgccagtagcggtccgatttctgggtcgttacaaagacgttatgactatccaattaaaatgaggatcgatagtccaatAAAGCTTAATAAACAgaatatgtattaatccctttgtcacacgatatctagtttgaacataagttatggttaatgtcaaacttataatgttcaaacttatgatttctcgatctctaagtagactaataaaactaaataatattgatcacattatcaattcatttgagcacggccatgcatttctcagtctcacttatcgaaaagcccagaagatatctctctcaaagagatggaaaaattctatcttgattgttcaatatcatctacataatttctactattcaatcataacctttatgattatccgattaaagacgatgtttgattatgtcaaaacataacagtccttatattggaaactatgataatctcaagtcaaattattaaaatataagtatcttgatattcacttatgacaataatttATATAGTGATCTCAACGTGGGTTCATCTAATACTtcgttctctaacaagtatctatgattattgatttatatcaacatacacataatcatctcatgattatcaatcaataatcataatagtcatattttattattatcatcataataataagaaaCTACCGGGgatattaatcattattatgtaacatacaaataaataataacgaTAATAAAACCactatgattaataaacaaaatgacatgcaaaaaggtccaagataatggcctatgACAAATACACTAATACAACTATCACTTTTGAATATGAATAATCGAAGACCAGCGGGAGGACCTTTGATGCTACATAACAATCGTCCGAGATAAGTAATGAGCTGTCACCACTAAGCAGGTCCACGTAGTAAGGATCTGATAAAAAGGTAACATAGTCCCACTAAAGAAAGGAAGACCCGGACACCCTAATACTCGATTTATCGTTAAAACTTGCTCTCATCTGGATAGGGCGAGTCTCGGCACAAAGTTACCGTTATCAAGCACAGTCCAGCCTATTACTGTTACGTTTGTAATCGTAGGATCACTGAGTTATTAGCTGgcgatatcccttatcaagcagCCGACTATATTATCACTGAATTATCAAGAAATGCTATATGTATCTCCATCTTTttgcagtataaaaggagaagaatcacAAAGGCAAAGGTATACGATTCTCAAACACAAATACTCTCAAGTTTCATATTCGTCTCATTCTCCatattactgacttgagcgtcgaagtAGTAGTCAtgggcacccaccacctcaTATTCTCTTTCTCATAGATTTAGCCAATTACAATACCTCTCCAATTCGACCACATCATCAATTTGATTTCAACAACGTCACATACATCATACAAAATTAACTTGAGagattttaattcaataaaaaagaGCAGTGAACTCAAataaattgatttcttttttctaaTCTTGTTTGATTTTACAGTCTTTAATAATGAGCGTTTCTAAAAAAGATGACACTAATATCTTTTATCATAAAAAGAATATGTGTATAAACTTAATGGGCAGAAAGAGATGATTGATTTATATATACCTCTTAATTTACTCTGGTATATCCATCGAGTATTAAATGAAgggataaaatttattttaattaaatgtatatattttttaatatcatgtaattttattaaataaaattttaaattttaattcattataaaatactaattaattgcGAGCAAATTCTTACCCAAAATCCCTTCGCGACTAACCAACATGTATTAAGTAGCTATGACTtgtatatttatttctttagtactaatagataaaagaaaatttacccTCTCAAGCATTTTTTTTCATGTAACAAAAAGTGGCATAACCATTCAAGTTATATTTTAGTGATAACAAGTGTTTCTATCTAAAAGGAGAAAGAGCACTTAAAGTTCATCTTAtgataaatagtaaaattaatacAATCTAGACAAAGGAAACTACAAAAGGAGAAGAGTTAAGGGATTGAGAGACGTCATCAAAATCGACAAATAAGGCTAATAATGCAAGTAGTTCTCTTAGGTTAAGGCAAAGTGCTGGTGTGATTGGTCAGACACCAATTAATGCAAAATTACACATTAATTTTGAAGAATTTGAATGTTAATTTGATTAACCTACATCAATTAATTTTGACCTCTAAAAGATGTAGATAGGAGGATGAAGTAAAGGATATCATTTCTCCGAACATAAACCTTCAATCGAATAAACTGAATGTATCATTCATTTCTTTTCCAGCTTCTCTTATATCATTTATcctctatttaaaattaataattttataaaaatttaattaaattaaatttttttcttataaaatttttgtttaaaataaaaaattcaaaattttttttcatgaagatgaaatcaaaaataattttacaatcattcatttaaatttttttttttacaaaatttttcataacaaattaggaattaaaaatattattattgaagctattaaattatgatttcttcatattattttaatattttcctaAATACTTGTAACACACAGGCTAGTTTATGACAATTAGTGGATATATCTGCCTCTTTCATAAGATCTCATGGTGTATTTGACCTTGAAATTTTAAGATTGAATTTATTTGTGTTTAAGAGAAAGTAGTCAAATTTATTTGGactaattttcatttatttaaaaaaaaataaatcaaaagtgTGGAAAAGCCAAAAAGAGCAAAATCTTTATTAAAAGATAAACTAATACAGAAGCCCTGAGAGAAAAACCGGATGGGCTTTCTGGATCGATAGCAAATTTCAGAGAAGAAAACATACTAATTTACACCGACGGACATCCCTAATCAACACTAATTGACACCCCCACATGATTATTCTACTAATTTCTACTTATCATACACCAAATATTTATGCTTTGCCAAATCATTTCTCGTaatcatattaattaatgatcGTTCCCCCTAATCCATATTTCAAAAAGATGGTACGACGCCGTATTGGCCATCGGACATGAAAGATACCGATGAGGGAGAGTTGTATAGGCGGTCCATCTCGGATTCAATTTCAGTTCGTTTCGCGAACCGGCCTTTGATCCTCGGTCTGGTCTCGGCATATGCTTTGCGGGAAGCGTAGCGTATGGTCTTTTTGAATTTCcgattcttccttttctctttgtACCTCAATACCCTAGCTTCCCGATCAATCCCACACATCTGCGCTGCCTGATTTGTGGTAGAAGTCGATATGGGTGCGCTTGGATCGGCACCAGTATTCAAGTTTCGGCCAAATGGGTAGGATATATCGGACATAGAATTCCCATCTGGAACTACTACATCAAGCGATGACGAAGAAATCTGAAAGAAttcagaaagaaaagaaaaatttaaagtttgaaTCAATACACATGGTGATTAGCTTAGACTGATATTTACACTTTGGCTAAGAGACTGAGTCGTGTAGTTGaaggaagagagctttgatctACAGAAATCGACGTCGTAGCAGACTTCGTTGTTGATGACTGGAATTGGAGCTGGTTTGGTCTGCACAGGCACCACGCTATCGGTAGCAGCGCTATGGCTCGGGTGAAACTCCATATCAAGAAACGGATCCGTTTCAGGGAAAATCAGATCTCCGGCAGCCTTCATTTCAGGATTTTCCATGCATAATTTGGAACTCAGGGTAGTAGGATTAGGCAACAGCCACGAAAAACCCTCCACATCATCCTCATGATGCAGGTGGTAACCGGTGGGGCCACCATTTTGATCACAAGGCACTAGAAAATTAAACGGCGAAGATTTAACAATGGACTCAGCGGAGTCGAAGAAAGGCTCGACAGGGACGCGTTCATGACGGCGAGCAAGAGGGTTAGCGGAGTGGATATCCGCATCGCAGGTCACGCAGAGAGAAGCAGCGTCAGCCTTACAGTTGACGGCGGCCGGTGCTTGCTCGCAAACCTCGCACATCCACACGCGCTCGTGTCTAGACACGAGCTTATTCGCCGCATGGATCTTACTGTCACAATTGAGGCAAAGGAAAGCGGAGTCAGCTCGGCAGAACGCAGCAGCTGTTGCCGTCTTGCAGGAGTCGCAGCATCGGGCGGATACGGTCCATCCGGCGGTGCAGGTGTCTAAGCCCTGGATTTCGACTCCCATTTGCAGTGAAACTGTGTAGAGTCCGAAATGTCAGTGAAATGGAGaggtttttcttttattttcttttttttttttttttttctatgttGGGGTGTGGGCTAGTCCTTGAGAGCTGGTTCTCTGATAGCTTTGCGATTGATTTCTATCTATCTAGTCAGAGAAGAGGAAATCTCGGTGCTGACGAGTGAGAGAAGGACACGTGGGTGACTTGTAGCCACATAAAAAGGATTATTTTAGGacaattattattgttttcggATTTTAATAATGTTTGTGAGAAGTAATTGTCATTTGTCATGGTGCTTGTGCCGACGTGGGACCCATTGGGAAGAGTGGGGAAGATGGTCTCAGTGACAGGCATCGACAGGAAAATTTTCATTCGCCGACTGAGAAGGGGCAAATTGTAGTTTGGTGGGGGCAACTGGGCAATCCCTCCACATAAAAGGGTCAGCCACTTTTCGCAACCCTTTTTCTCCTTTCCTACACAAATTAATTCGTGCAGTTTCAACaatttttttaagtaattattttttaatattattttatatttagatagtttttttttaaatttaaaattctgttaattatataaaaaaattaacatagaGGATTTAAGCTCATTCATATCAACAAATCTTCTTgtatattcaatttaaaatttaaaatattaagtaaaaaaatttaaaataatatcaatatgTTAAAATTACTCAAAAATTCAAgatataaaaatcaataaataagacTAGTTGCTTTCTTAAATAAGATATGAgtagttttattaatttatcgcTTGATCCAAAACAAAGTCCAGTGTGACTTTTACTTAAAAATAGACCTACAATCATAAACAAGTTAATCAAAtttagagaaataaattttattttggtaaAACAATATCAACCACAACTTTCAAATCTAACTCAATATCTACAAGTCTAGCCACAATTAATCAGCCATATAAGAGATTTATAAAGGCGAAAACTTCAGCCATTTTAGATTGGACACTACCTGTAATATCTGGCTAAGATCCAGTGTCGGAATTCTAACCTTCCGATAGAATCTCCATTGAAATCCGGAATCTCAAGACTAAAATCTCTTAAAAGGATAAAATagggttttcataaaatgaatttgaaacgTTTTCTTTTAGAAGTTTTgtgttaaaaagaaagaaaagagttttgaaggaaaactcgaaccttcaagttcggcagccgaactttcaAGTTCAAGCGCCGAAGGTGGTGCTGCCGCGGGACCTtccctttcggcccccgaaggtggcttatctagccacctataagaggccttcagcctgaaaatgagagagtttttctctccatttccgggcaaaggtgagtccttGCCATCCTTTGATTTTCTtgttgctttttcttcaaatctctcagaaaatttatgagttttctcttatttttgaagatttgagcttgaattcaagtttttaaaccttggagacctccggagaccgttttacctcatctccacgttggggttgttgtcacctttagatctccaagaggtaagtctagatctttgcttttcctatgttttaaataagttttaaggagTTACTGGTTAATGAgtagatctaaagttttagggtatGAGTTAAGTTATTAATGAATGTttgcttgtaacgacccggaaaccagaccgctaccgacgctagggtccagatcgacttaagatcgccgggacccgtagcaagcctaacgtacaacctgtgtacctgatataattccatacatgatcat encodes:
- the LOC110600274 gene encoding zinc finger protein CONSTANS-LIKE 5, whose product is MGVEIQGLDTCTAGWTVSARCCDSCKTATAAAFCRADSAFLCLNCDSKIHAANKLVSRHERVWMCEVCEQAPAAVNCKADAASLCVTCDADIHSANPLARRHERVPVEPFFDSAESIVKSSPFNFLVPCDQNGGPTGYHLHHEDDVEGFSWLLPNPTTLSSKLCMENPEMKAAGDLIFPETDPFLDMEFHPSHSAATDSVVPVQTKPAPIPVINNEVCYDVDFCRSKLSSFNYTTQSLSQSISSSSLDVVVPDGNSMSDISYPFGRNLNTGADPSAPISTSTTNQAAQMCGIDREARVLRYKEKRKNRKFKKTIRYASRKAYAETRPRIKGRFAKRTEIESEMDRLYNSPSSVSFMSDGQYGVVPSF